The genomic region ACCCCAGCCTCCTCCCCAGAACACTTTCCCGAGATCAAGTTGAAAGTCCCTCTCAGGTCCTTTCACTGCATCAAATCGGCCCACTTGGACGAATACCACCTTTCCGTCAGCCCCTACATGCCAGTTAACAATGTCATATGAGGCAGCTGGATCCCCGTTTTCATCAAACTGGACCCATTCACCCACTGGTGTCGAGAACTGCACAGCCTTTAGATAGTGTAGAAGCTGTCAACAAACACCCACAACAATAATCTTCTTTATGCAAAGTGTACAGACTCAAACCAATGGGGATCAGAATGCGTTTTGCTGTATACACGTTTCTGTATAAGTAGTATTACCTGCTTGGGTCTTATTGACTTAGTATCAGGACATTCTCCATTCTCAAAAGGTCCTTTTCCAGGCTCACATTCCAGCATATCCTGAATAGCATTTGCAATAGCATACACAGCCTTGtacacattataatttatatcaaAATAGGTTTCGACTTGCTCTTTGATTTTATCCAAGCTTGTGCATTGGGGTTTCAGAAGTCCTGTTTGGGTTTGTGCTCCGAATTTGCATCCGAACAATTCCTCCCAAACACTTTGCACCAGTGGCTCCTTTGGATACTCCTCTAAGTTCACTTTTGTCAAATAAGAGCCCAGATCCTGGATATCAACCTGCCTGAGAGCAAAACCAAGAGTCCCAGCCAAGCAGGCAGGACTCAAAGCAGCATGCTGGCTGGAAGTGCTCCAGGCTTCAGTAGCAATCCACTGTCTGTCAGACACATTCTGTCTCACCACTTCCCTCAGCAGGACCTCCATATCAGGGCTGATAGCAAAAGTCACCACTACCAAAGCTGCAGAGCTCTGGATTCGTTCGACAATTCTTTGCATTCTGTTTGGTGCAAAAGACTTGGGGATGATCTCCATGTAATCAATGCATATTCCAGAACTTTGCAGTTCCTTAAGCAGTAGCTGCACACCACTTTTTCCGTATGTATCATCTCCAGATATGACACCCACCCAGGTCCAGCCCATCAGGTGCAAAAGACGAGCCATGGCTTTAGCCTGAAAGGCATCACTTGGAACAGTGCGGAGAAAGGTGGGGTACTTGGTGCGATCGCTGAGGCAGGCACAAGAAGCAAAGTAGCTAACCTAAAGAGAACAAATACAAAGAGATGTACTGTAGAAACAAAacctaaataaagaaaaatggtgCACATTTTGTCAATTTGCTATTTACCATAGGAATATCAAAAACACCCAAGGTATCAGCCACCACTATGGAAGCAGACGAGCGTGCATCTCCAATAAGGATGGGCACATTAGGAGCCATGGTGCACTCTTCCCCAGATACGGTCTCCACCTGCCCAGTTACCATTGCCAGTGCAGCACTCAGCGTACTGCTCTCGGCCAAGCATGTATCTGCAGCCAGATAGCCCAGTGTGAAGTTGGGCAATAGAACTGGGTTCCGGTTGATTTCCTCTACTGTGAAGATCATGGTTTGGAGCCAACCGTATGATCTCAGGTCGGCCCTAAGTCCAAGAGTGATATATAAAGATTACAGCAATAATATCAAAGATGTTATGCAATGTACAAAGATAACTGCATCAGACTTTGTACTCACCCCCGACAACGGCTTCCCTGAACCCTTTGTGTGAACATCTGGTCAGGTTCAGGTGCTTCAAAATGCACAGGAAACAGACCACCAATAATTACATCCCCTTCTTTGTATAGGCTTCCAGAAATGGGCCTGGTCTGCAGCGTACAGAAGAGTCCCACAGAGTGTACCCAGATCGGTCCAGTCATAAACCCTAGTGCCCAAAGCCAGGCATCCATGACTATCACCTGACCAGAGAaacagatagagatagagagagtgatgaAGTGAGATGCAGGACTTCACATctcctgcagagagagagagagagagagtgaggagaagATGTGCCTCCTATTTCATAGAGATAAATTTGCCCAGAGCGAAAAAAACATTTGGGATAATTGGAGAAGGTCCAGGTGGAGCAAGAGCAATTTTCCAGGTCTCACAAAAAACAATGACAAAGCGTATTGTTTACATTGTCACAAATGAATATTCCTACATAGTGCATTCAAATATACaactataattaaaaatgttcctgCACTCTGTATGTACTTTGTATTTTGTTTCAGAGAGGTGACATTTTCCTACGTTGAGTGTATAGAATACCCTCTCGATTGTatgcgtttttattttttttccagtgagaGCACTTCTTGCTCCGATCCCACAGGGAAGCTAAAGACAATTACTCCAAATTGAATAATCACCATGATTTCAGGGTTAATTAGTTCACTTTTCCTAGGCCTGTAGCAGCATGATCTTGTTCCTCTTCACAATTAAGCAGTTTACTAGAATGTTGCACTAACTGGCTGGCGACATTACTTACAGGGAGAAAGAGGAGGCTGTGAGAGCTGAAGCCCAGTCGAACGAGCCTCTCCTGAGGCAAGCGAATGGGGCTGCTTCCTCAATTAAACTGCTATCAATTTACAGAATACTTTGTAGGTAACAGGTAAAGATTGTGTACTGCGGTTAATGAACAgatctttattaaaaattagggttttatatttatatgtatggcattaggcagatgctcttattcagagtgactttcaataatctcattcatacaactgagcagttgagggttaagggccttgctcaagggtctattcagtggtagcttggtggtgctgagattttaacttacaaccttctgattggaagtccaacatcttaaccaccgAGTGACCACCTCCCAGTGCtatcttagtgccggtcccaagcccggataaatgaggaggcttgcgttaggaagggcatccagctaAAAACATGACAAGTCAAATATTCCACGTATGacgacggatgatccgctgtggtgccccctaatgggagcagccgaaaaaagaagacatactgtatacatttacacTTATGACATTTGGTGCATGGCCCCTATCCAGACCagcttacaatgatctcatttatacagcttGAGCAGAGGCCTTGCCCATGGGCCCAACAAaggcagcttggtagtgctctgatcagaagtccaactcTTTAACCAATGAGCTATCCCTCTAATCAAGAATGGTATCTGTAAAGGGGGATATTATAGCAAAATTATAGCAGAACATATTTACAAATACATgttgaaaaaatgtttattgagCAGGTAATTAATTAGAACAgtaggcatttttttttcctccactaaaATATTATGGGTAGCAGGACATAGCaggcacatttattttatttggcagGTTGAAACTCTACAAAATAAGGAGTATAGAAGTTTTGTAAACactatatttatgtatgtatatttatgtgtttacATCATGAATGTAATCCAATGAGATTATGGGGCCCAATTCATATTAACACATCAGTTATACAAGACATTTCACATACTTCAAAATGAAGTGGTGTAGACAAATGACAAAGTGTGCCTGAATATGTATTTTTGTTGTAGATTAATATAAGTTTTTTacataggagtgtgtgtgataaataaaactgaCTTTCGAACACGATGTGGTTATGCAGAGCTTGCTGGTCAATTCGTTGTGCTTCATGAAAATTTGATTGCTATAAATCCGAaggtcaagtgtgtgtgtagggtaaTGTGTGGACATGTggggatgtgttttttttttcttttttgggaaGTAAGTTTTGCTTTGTATCGAAATTAGACAGGTCAGGCATGCTAGAAGACAATAACAAAGCATTCTTCTCGAAAAAagggatagaaagaaaaaaacaaaaaaacaaatggaaatCAGATGGAAATTTGCCTCCCACTTTAGCAGCACCCACTCACATTCAGAGCTAGTGTTTTATGGAGACATGTTTGTTTCAGATGTTTAAGCATGAGGTCAATcctttaaaagttatttttaggTGAAGCTCAGTGGTGCAAGTGCGatccattttttccttttttttccttcttaatGCACTTAAGTGTTGTTAA from Silurus meridionalis isolate SWU-2019-XX chromosome 13, ASM1480568v1, whole genome shotgun sequence harbors:
- the LOC124396034 gene encoding extracellular calcium-sensing receptor-like, giving the protein MFTQRVQGSRCRGADLRSYGWLQTMIFTVEEINRNPVLLPNFTLGYLAADTCLAESSTLSAALAMVTGQVETVSGEECTMAPNVPILIGDARSSASIVVADTLGVFDIPMVSYFASCACLSDRTKYPTFLRTVPSDAFQAKAMARLLHLMGWTWVGVISGDDTYGKSGVQLLLKELQSSGICIDYMEIIPKSFAPNRMQRIVERIQSSAALVVVTFAISPDMEVLLREVVRQNVSDRQWIATEAWSTSSQHAALSPACLAGTLGFALRQVDIQDLGSYLTKVNLEEYPKEPLVQSVWEELFGCKFGAQTQTGLLKPQCTSLDKIKEQVETYFDINYNVYKAVYAIANAIQDMLECEPGKGPFENGECPDTKSIRPKQLLHYLKAVQFSTPVGEWVQFDENGDPAASYDIVNWHVGADGKVVFVQVGRFDAVKGPERDFQLDLGKVFWGGGWGDMVPESVCSERCPPGNRKAVQKGKPVCCYDCIACASGEISNATDSTECTKCPERFWSNTDHTECIPMIVEFLSFQDNMGIILSVLSAAGAALTVTVLAAFVRHRDTPLVRANNSELSFLLLLSLSLCFLCALAFIGRPAPWSCMLRHTLFGISFVVCLACVLSKTVVVLVAFRATLPGSNVMRYFGPLQQRAGIFLCTLIQVGICVLWLVLAPPLPTESAGGELGARVVLQCAVGSMAGFSLVLGYIGLLAAVCFLLAFFARKLPDNFNEAKFITFSMLIFCAVWIAFVPAYVSSPGKYTVAVEVFAILASSYGLLLCIFAPKCYIILLRPDKNTKKNIMAK